In Pseudofrankia saprophytica, one genomic interval encodes:
- a CDS encoding substrate-binding domain-containing protein, which translates to MHRTRHTRPTASGRVRSRVHRIACAAVLLSAVTATAACGGSGSGSGSDTVSVSLITKDSINPFFVAMQEGAKKAAKEQGVDLTVGAGKEDGDEEGQITLIENAIAAGQDGILITPNGPGVNSAIKKARDAGLYVIALDTPPDPADTVDITYATDNFKAGELIGQWAAKTMKGQDVVIAMLDLFNDKIVSVDYNRDQGFLTGMGIDVKDKTKNGDEAKTGTYSGGGYTIACNEPTNGAQPDGKSAMERCLAKNPNINLVYSINEPAGIGASEALAAAGKKATIVSVDGGCLGVSKVKDGTLAATSQQYPLKMAQLGVEAIAQIAKGGAKPATSPGLDFFDTGAALVTDKPAAGVDSIGTDEASKICWGTVS; encoded by the coding sequence ATGCACCGAACCCGCCACACCCGACCCACGGCGTCCGGCCGGGTCCGCTCCCGCGTTCACCGAATCGCCTGCGCGGCCGTCTTACTGTCCGCCGTCACCGCCACGGCGGCCTGTGGCGGCTCCGGGTCCGGCTCCGGGTCCGACACGGTCTCGGTCTCGCTGATCACCAAGGACTCGATCAACCCGTTCTTCGTCGCGATGCAGGAGGGCGCCAAGAAGGCCGCCAAGGAACAGGGCGTCGACCTCACCGTCGGCGCGGGCAAGGAGGACGGCGACGAGGAAGGCCAGATCACGCTCATCGAGAACGCGATCGCGGCCGGCCAGGACGGCATCCTCATCACCCCGAACGGGCCGGGCGTGAACTCCGCGATCAAGAAGGCTCGGGACGCCGGCCTTTACGTGATCGCGCTCGACACCCCGCCCGACCCGGCCGACACCGTCGACATCACCTACGCGACCGACAACTTCAAGGCCGGCGAGCTCATCGGCCAGTGGGCGGCCAAGACCATGAAGGGCCAAGACGTCGTGATCGCGATGCTTGACCTCTTCAACGACAAGATCGTTTCCGTGGACTACAACCGCGACCAGGGCTTTCTGACTGGCATGGGGATCGACGTCAAGGACAAGACCAAGAACGGTGACGAGGCCAAGACCGGCACCTACAGCGGCGGCGGGTACACGATCGCCTGCAACGAGCCGACCAACGGCGCCCAGCCCGACGGCAAGAGCGCCATGGAGCGCTGCCTGGCCAAGAACCCGAACATCAACCTGGTCTACTCGATCAACGAGCCGGCCGGGATCGGGGCGTCCGAGGCCCTCGCGGCGGCGGGCAAGAAGGCGACCATCGTCTCTGTCGACGGCGGCTGTCTCGGCGTCAGCAAGGTGAAGGACGGCACGCTCGCGGCCACCTCGCAGCAGTACCCGCTCAAGATGGCCCAGCTCGGCGTCGAGGCCATCGCCCAGATCGCCAAGGGCGGCGCGAAGCCGGCCACCTCGCCGGGCCTTGACTTCTTCGACACCGGCGCGGCGCTGGTCACTGACAAGCCGGCGGCGGGCGTCGACAGCATCGGAACCGACGAGGCCAGCAAGATCTGCTGGGGCACCGTCAGCTGA
- a CDS encoding LacI family DNA-binding transcriptional regulator, translating into MRKRATMTDVAALAGVSLKTVSRVVNGEPGVSPDLVERVRRAVEQLDYRHNLAASNLRRGVRTQTIGVLLHDLRNEYAAELLRVIDDHARPLGVAVLASSLDDHEDREQVLVHDMVTRRVDGLVLMPASPDQSYLLPEVRAGLPVVAVDRPAAGLAVDTVVVDNRDGAHRATEYLLGRGHVRVACLTDRGRLWTARERLRGYIEAITEAGLPVDERVVVKDLATAADATAATRALLDLADPPTAVFAGRNDLSVGVVRALRERALERRVAVVGFDDFPLADLMSPAVTVVSQQVAEIGATAAQLLFARMHGEAPTPRTVVVPTRLIERESGLIPVPVTSA; encoded by the coding sequence ATGCGCAAGCGCGCCACCATGACGGACGTCGCCGCCTTGGCTGGCGTGAGCCTCAAGACCGTCTCGCGGGTCGTCAACGGCGAGCCGGGGGTATCACCCGATCTGGTCGAGCGGGTCCGCCGAGCCGTCGAGCAGCTCGACTACCGGCACAACCTGGCGGCGAGCAACCTACGGCGCGGGGTGCGCACCCAGACGATCGGCGTGCTGCTCCATGACCTCCGTAACGAGTACGCCGCGGAGCTGCTGCGCGTGATCGACGACCATGCCCGGCCGCTCGGCGTCGCGGTGCTCGCGTCGAGCCTCGACGACCACGAGGACCGCGAGCAGGTTCTCGTCCACGACATGGTCACGCGGCGCGTCGACGGGCTCGTGCTGATGCCGGCCAGCCCGGACCAGAGCTACCTGCTCCCGGAGGTCCGAGCGGGCCTCCCCGTCGTCGCCGTGGACCGGCCCGCGGCGGGCCTCGCGGTCGACACCGTCGTCGTCGACAACCGGGACGGCGCCCACCGGGCGACCGAGTACCTTCTTGGCCGAGGCCACGTTCGCGTCGCGTGTCTGACCGACCGCGGTCGGCTGTGGACCGCGCGGGAGCGGCTCCGCGGGTACATCGAAGCGATCACGGAAGCTGGCCTGCCCGTCGACGAGCGGGTCGTCGTCAAGGACCTGGCTACCGCCGCCGATGCGACGGCGGCGACCCGTGCGCTCCTCGATCTCGCCGATCCGCCTACCGCGGTGTTCGCCGGCCGCAACGACCTGTCGGTCGGCGTCGTCAGGGCGCTGCGTGAGCGCGCCCTCGAGCGCAGGGTCGCGGTCGTCGGCTTCGACGACTTCCCCTTGGCCGATCTGATGAGCCCGGCTGTCACGGTGGTCAGCCAGCAGGTGGCCGAGATCGGCGCGACCGCGGCACAGCTGCTTTTCGCCCGCATGCACGGCGAAGCGCCCACGCCACGGACCGTGGTGGTGCCGACCCGGCTCATCGAGCGCGAGTCCGGGCTGATCCCCGTGCCGGTCACGTCTGCCTGA